From one Verrucomicrobiota bacterium genomic stretch:
- a CDS encoding transporter, giving the protein MLNHQLIHPQINEVLGRAGHHSTILIADGNYPAWTKRGPNAELVCLNLAPGLVTVAQVLRAVLSAVPVDKVNTMGIPLDDPYAQKGEPPVWNEYRAILKGARLKLPLEPIQKWDFYNAVNSPDHVLTIQTGDQALWANVLLTMGCRTA; this is encoded by the coding sequence ATGCTCAACCACCAACTGATTCATCCCCAGATCAACGAAGTGCTCGGCCGGGCGGGCCATCACTCGACGATCCTGATCGCCGACGGCAATTATCCGGCTTGGACCAAGCGCGGCCCGAACGCCGAGCTGGTCTGTCTGAATTTGGCGCCCGGCCTTGTCACGGTGGCGCAAGTGCTGCGCGCGGTGTTGAGCGCTGTCCCGGTGGATAAGGTGAACACGATGGGAATTCCGCTGGACGATCCCTACGCGCAGAAGGGCGAACCCCCGGTGTGGAACGAATACCGAGCGATCCTCAAAGGCGCTCGCTTGAAGCTCCCGCTCGAGCCGATTCAAAAGTGGGATTTCTACAATGCCGTCAACTCACCCGACCACGTCCTGACGATCCAGACGGGCGACCAGGCGCTTTGGGCCAACGTGCTGCTGACGATGGGATGCCGAACGGCGTAA
- a CDS encoding aldo/keto reductase, which produces MQTRILGNTGLPLPILSFGASSLGQEFRRVTLDEAIRSVQVALDCGLNFIDTSPFYGRGMSEVLLGVALRDVPRDRYLICTKLGRYDLQHFDFSAKRVAESVDVSLHRLGVDHLDICLCHDIEFVEMQEIVDETLPALRKVRDQGKVRFIGFSGYPMKIFKFILDQTSVDCVLSYNQYTLQNTRFADELVPYLKAKGVGVMNAGPFSARLLTKALLPKWLKEPESVKAAARQAAEHCARKGVDIAKLALQFSVAHPGITTTIAGSANPENIRQWAKWIEEPVDEELLREVLKIFEPVKNVGHAEGLAKGLCKNKFRFCWRRFRFLARHDEGA; this is translated from the coding sequence ATGCAAACTCGAATCCTTGGCAACACCGGCCTCCCACTCCCGATCTTGAGCTTCGGCGCATCCTCGCTGGGCCAGGAATTTCGCCGTGTGACGCTCGATGAGGCCATCCGATCCGTGCAGGTCGCGCTCGATTGCGGACTCAACTTTATCGACACTTCGCCGTTTTACGGGCGCGGCATGTCGGAAGTTTTGCTGGGCGTGGCGCTGCGCGACGTGCCCCGCGACCGCTATTTGATCTGCACCAAACTGGGGCGCTATGACCTTCAGCACTTCGATTTCTCCGCCAAACGCGTCGCCGAGAGCGTGGATGTGAGTTTGCACCGGCTGGGAGTCGATCACCTGGATATCTGCCTTTGCCACGACATTGAATTTGTGGAGATGCAGGAAATCGTGGATGAAACGCTGCCGGCGCTGCGCAAGGTCCGCGACCAGGGCAAGGTCCGATTCATCGGGTTCAGCGGCTATCCGATGAAAATCTTCAAATTCATCCTCGACCAAACGAGCGTGGATTGCGTGCTCAGCTACAACCAATACACGCTGCAGAACACACGGTTCGCAGACGAGCTGGTGCCCTATCTCAAAGCCAAAGGAGTCGGCGTCATGAACGCCGGGCCGTTCTCGGCGCGGTTGCTCACCAAGGCGCTGCTGCCCAAGTGGCTGAAGGAACCGGAAAGCGTCAAAGCCGCGGCGCGCCAGGCGGCCGAGCATTGCGCCAGGAAAGGCGTCGATATCGCCAAACTCGCGCTGCAATTCTCCGTCGCTCATCCCGGCATCACCACCACGATTGCCGGGTCTGCGAATCCGGAAAACATCCGTCAGTGGGCGAAATGGATTGAAGAGCCGGTTGACGAGGAACTCCTAAGGGAGGTGCTCAAGATTTTCGAGCCGGTTAAGAACGTGGGGCACGCCGAGGGCCTGGCGAAGGGTCTGTGCAAAAATAAATTCCGGTTTTGCTGGAGGCGATTTCGCTTTCTGGCGAGGCACGACGAAGGAGCATAG